The Lysobacter gummosus genome includes a region encoding these proteins:
- a CDS encoding F0F1 ATP synthase subunit B, with the protein MNPNMTFFGQMLSFAILVWFTMKFIWPPLNAAIEARQKKIAEGLANAEGAEVLIQQAKAQADEIVREARTKANEVIDQAHQRGNQIVDQAKTDAMVEGTRLKALADAEIAAAADRAREDLRKQVSALAVTGAEKLLKREIDANAHKALLDELAAEI; encoded by the coding sequence ATGAATCCCAACATGACTTTCTTCGGTCAGATGCTCTCCTTCGCGATCCTCGTATGGTTCACGATGAAGTTCATTTGGCCGCCGCTGAACGCAGCGATCGAAGCGCGCCAGAAGAAGATCGCCGAAGGTCTGGCGAACGCTGAAGGCGCCGAAGTTCTCATCCAGCAGGCCAAGGCGCAGGCGGACGAGATCGTGCGCGAGGCTCGTACCAAGGCCAACGAAGTCATCGACCAGGCTCATCAGCGCGGCAATCAGATCGTCGATCAGGCCAAGACCGATGCGATGGTCGAAGGCACGCGTCTGAAGGCGCTGGCCGATGCCGAAATCGCCGCGGCGGCCGACCGCGCCCGCGAGGATCTGCGCAAGCAGGTGTCCGCGCTGGCCGTGACCGGCGCCGAAAAGCTGCTCAAGCGCGAAATCGACGCCAACGCCCACAAGGCGTTGCTCGACGAGCTCGCCGCAGAAATCTGA
- the atpE gene encoding F0F1 ATP synthase subunit C, producing MEFIANVQGLTAIAIGIIIGLGALGACLGIAIMGSKFLESAARQPELVPMLQGRMFLLAGLIDAAFIIGLAVALFFAFANPLIEAVKLAGAAG from the coding sequence ATGGAGTTCATCGCCAACGTTCAGGGTCTGACCGCGATCGCGATCGGCATCATCATCGGTCTGGGCGCGCTGGGCGCTTGCCTCGGCATCGCGATCATGGGTTCGAAGTTCCTCGAATCCGCCGCGCGTCAGCCGGAGCTGGTGCCGATGCTGCAGGGCCGTATGTTCCTGCTCGCCGGTCTGATCGACGCCGCGTTCATCATCGGCCTCGCCGTTGCCCTGTTCTTCGCGTTCGCCAACCCGCTGATCGAAGCCGTCAAGCTCGCTGGCGCCGCTGGCTGA
- the atpB gene encoding F0F1 ATP synthase subunit A, with protein MSEQTGSGGLNEYIKHHLTHNTSEVFGSEAMSKFNFDSWIVALVLGLVFILWFGLAARKATAGVPSKGQAFVEIILEFIDGQVKDTFHGDRRSVTPLALTIFMWVVFMNTMDLLPLDLFGWLVHVTAGAETAHHTYFRAVPTADLNTTFAISASVFFILIGHAVSAKGVGGFGKELVTAPFHAHGVMKIVLVPVNLIMNIIEWLVKPVSLAMRLFGNMYGGELVFMLIAGLMGSVYTFLPGVLANAAWAIFHILIILLQAFIFMILTVVYIAGARESH; from the coding sequence GTGAGTGAACAGACCGGTTCGGGCGGCCTGAACGAATACATCAAGCACCATTTGACCCACAACACCAGTGAGGTCTTTGGCAGCGAGGCGATGTCGAAGTTCAACTTCGACTCGTGGATCGTGGCTTTGGTGCTCGGTCTCGTGTTCATCCTGTGGTTCGGCCTGGCCGCGCGCAAGGCGACGGCGGGCGTTCCCAGCAAAGGCCAGGCGTTCGTCGAGATCATCCTCGAATTCATCGACGGCCAGGTCAAAGACACCTTCCACGGCGACCGTCGTTCGGTGACGCCGCTGGCGCTGACCATCTTCATGTGGGTCGTGTTCATGAACACGATGGACCTGCTGCCGCTGGATCTGTTCGGCTGGCTGGTGCACGTCACCGCCGGCGCGGAAACGGCGCACCACACGTATTTCCGCGCCGTGCCGACCGCCGACCTCAACACCACTTTCGCGATCTCGGCCTCGGTGTTCTTCATCCTGATCGGCCACGCGGTTTCGGCCAAGGGCGTGGGCGGCTTCGGCAAGGAACTGGTCACCGCGCCGTTCCACGCGCATGGCGTGATGAAGATCGTGCTGGTGCCGGTCAACCTGATCATGAACATCATCGAGTGGCTGGTGAAGCCGGTTTCGCTCGCGATGCGACTGTTCGGCAACATGTACGGCGGCGAGCTGGTGTTCATGCTCATCGCCGGCCTGATGGGAAGCGTCTACACCTTCCTGCCCGGCGTGCTGGCCAACGCGGCATGGGCGATCTTCCACATCCTGATCATCCTGCTGCAGGCCTTCATCTTCATGATCCTCACGGTCGTCTACATCGCAGGCGCCCGCGAAAGCCATTGA
- a CDS encoding OmpW/AlkL family protein, whose protein sequence is MIRFRHLTLAMIGALAFAPAAFAQDASTDSASGKRFAIVGGYALTQPTKNPQIAGTRTDLDGDGAPTLSASYFINDNIAIEAWGSADKFGHRVNAGGGKIGSVDSQPIALSGQYHFRGADSIVRPFVGLGYYEANYSNESLSGGQRLGVENAKGAMATAGVDLNINPTWFARADVRYMQGKPDVKLDGVKVGEAELNPVTVGVGIGARF, encoded by the coding sequence ATGATCCGTTTTCGTCATTTGACCCTTGCCATGATCGGCGCGCTGGCGTTCGCCCCCGCCGCCTTCGCTCAGGATGCGTCCACCGACAGCGCCAGCGGCAAGCGCTTCGCCATCGTCGGCGGCTATGCGCTGACGCAGCCGACCAAGAATCCGCAGATCGCCGGCACCCGCACCGACCTGGACGGTGACGGCGCGCCGACGCTCAGCGCCAGCTACTTCATCAACGACAACATCGCCATCGAGGCGTGGGGTTCGGCGGACAAGTTCGGCCACCGCGTCAACGCCGGCGGCGGCAAGATCGGCAGCGTCGATTCGCAGCCGATCGCGCTGAGCGGCCAGTACCACTTCCGCGGCGCCGACTCCATCGTGCGTCCGTTCGTGGGCCTGGGCTATTACGAAGCCAACTACAGCAATGAATCGCTGTCGGGCGGTCAGCGCCTGGGCGTGGAAAACGCCAAGGGCGCCATGGCCACGGCCGGTGTCGATCTCAACATCAACCCGACCTGGTTCGCCCGCGCCGACGTGCGCTACATGCAGGGCAAGCCGGACGTGAAGCTGGACGGCGTCAAGGTCGGCGAAGCCGAACTGAACCCGGTCACCGTCGGCGTCGGCATCGGCGCGCGCTTCTGA
- a CDS encoding F0F1 ATP synthase subunit delta, producing MSQNLTLARPYARAAFALAREAGRPGDWSQALAFSARVSADPQVQSLLGHPQLTSGDAVALVAIDGADESVQRFLALLADNRRLSLLPEISGMFEQLRAEADRVVKAKVTSASDLPAAELDAIKAALIKRFGRQVEVETAVDASLIGGAVIDAGDVVIDGSLKGKLARLQTALAG from the coding sequence ATGAGCCAGAACCTCACCCTCGCCCGTCCGTACGCCCGCGCTGCATTCGCGCTGGCGCGCGAAGCCGGCCGCCCCGGCGACTGGTCGCAGGCGCTCGCCTTTTCGGCGCGCGTTTCGGCCGATCCGCAGGTGCAGTCGCTGCTCGGTCATCCGCAGCTGACCTCCGGCGACGCCGTCGCCCTGGTCGCGATCGATGGCGCGGACGAGTCCGTGCAGCGCTTCCTGGCGCTGCTGGCCGACAACCGCCGTCTGTCGCTGCTGCCGGAAATCTCCGGCATGTTCGAGCAACTGCGCGCCGAAGCCGACCGTGTGGTCAAGGCCAAGGTCACCTCCGCCAGCGATCTGCCCGCGGCCGAACTCGATGCGATCAAGGCCGCGCTGATCAAGCGCTTCGGCCGCCAGGTCGAAGTCGAGACGGCGGTCGACGCATCGCTGATCGGCGGCGCGGTGATCGATGCAGGCGATGTGGTGATCGACGGCTCGCTCAAGGGCAAGCTCGCGCGCCTGCAGACGGCATTGGCCGGTTAA
- a CDS encoding DUF2884 family protein, with protein sequence MRTRLPLRLTALAAMTLACGAAFADVHVDANCEIDSPFELTLNERSLILTREDGAPKAIVMRQGRMFVDDRWVQLSSADAVRIAEFERGTRAAMPEAQHIGREAADIAFTALGEVAAVLGNHPDRTRAHVDKARKQLDTRLSHVITPTRFSGKALGDGIADALGETLPTVIGELVGGTVTAAFSGDTDKFKRLDNLDAQIEAAVQPRADALGRRADGLCRRMRELDALDNALSYRFDGQPLELLKVEAREKQAK encoded by the coding sequence ATGCGCACTCGCCTTCCGCTCCGACTCACCGCCCTGGCCGCAATGACGCTGGCCTGCGGCGCCGCCTTCGCCGACGTCCATGTGGACGCCAACTGCGAAATCGACAGCCCCTTCGAGCTGACCCTCAACGAGCGCAGCCTGATCCTGACCCGCGAGGACGGCGCGCCCAAGGCGATCGTCATGCGCCAGGGCCGGATGTTCGTCGATGACCGCTGGGTGCAACTGAGCAGTGCCGACGCCGTACGCATCGCCGAGTTCGAGCGCGGCACGCGCGCGGCCATGCCCGAGGCCCAGCACATCGGCCGCGAGGCCGCCGATATCGCCTTCACCGCGCTCGGCGAAGTCGCCGCGGTGCTCGGCAACCATCCCGACCGCACCCGTGCCCACGTCGACAAGGCGCGCAAGCAGCTCGACACCCGCCTGAGCCACGTCATCACCCCGACCCGTTTCAGCGGCAAGGCGCTGGGCGACGGCATCGCCGACGCGCTCGGCGAGACCCTGCCGACCGTGATCGGCGAATTGGTCGGCGGCACCGTCACCGCCGCCTTCAGCGGCGACACCGACAAGTTCAAGCGCCTGGACAATCTGGACGCGCAGATCGAAGCGGCGGTGCAGCCCCGCGCCGACGCGCTGGGCCGCCGCGCCGACGGCCTGTGCCGGCGCATGCGCGAGCTGGACGCGCTCGACAATGCCTTGAGCTACCGCTTCGATGGTCAGCCGCTGGAGCTGCTCAAGGTCGAGGCCAGGGAAAAGCAGGCGAAGTAG
- a CDS encoding VOC family protein: MTALVHAPGAPCWFELASDDQPAVEAFYCALFGWTVERTPMPDASAYTIFKLNGLDVAGTYSLVPGALPGPDGNTASHWGVYFRAADCDVVAARAVALGGQMIAAPFELMEHVRMAVCADPEGVVFSLAQQRAHPGVDAIGVDNAVCWAELATRDIARAEAYYQRLFGWRMQAHPHAPTGYRVFVDEQRMLGGLLQMQPDWGDLPPHWSIYVQVPDVDLYVERALALGGQLAFAPFDATGVARIARLNDPTGAGFYVIHFVGEAGR; encoded by the coding sequence ATGACCGCGCTCGTCCACGCTCCCGGGGCACCGTGCTGGTTCGAGTTGGCGAGCGACGATCAACCCGCCGTGGAGGCTTTCTACTGCGCGCTGTTCGGCTGGACGGTCGAACGCACACCGATGCCCGACGCCAGCGCGTATACGATTTTCAAACTCAACGGCCTGGATGTCGCCGGCACCTACAGTCTGGTGCCCGGCGCCTTGCCCGGGCCCGACGGCAACACCGCCTCGCACTGGGGCGTGTATTTCCGCGCCGCCGACTGCGACGTGGTGGCCGCGCGCGCGGTGGCCTTGGGCGGGCAGATGATCGCCGCGCCGTTCGAACTGATGGAACACGTGCGCATGGCCGTATGCGCCGATCCGGAAGGCGTGGTGTTTTCGCTGGCGCAGCAGCGCGCGCATCCGGGCGTGGACGCGATCGGCGTGGACAACGCGGTGTGCTGGGCGGAACTGGCGACCCGCGACATCGCCCGCGCCGAGGCCTATTACCAGCGCTTGTTCGGCTGGCGCATGCAGGCGCATCCGCATGCGCCGACCGGCTATCGCGTGTTCGTCGATGAGCAGCGCATGCTCGGCGGCCTGTTGCAGATGCAGCCCGACTGGGGCGATCTGCCGCCGCACTGGTCGATCTACGTGCAGGTGCCGGATGTGGACCTGTACGTGGAGCGCGCGCTGGCGCTGGGCGGACAACTCGCGTTCGCGCCGTTCGACGCCACCGGCGTGGCCCGCATCGCCCGCCTCAACGATCCGACCGGCGCGGGGTTCTACGTGATCCATTTTGTCGGCGAAGCCGGGCGCTAG
- a CDS encoding dihydrolipoyllysine-residue acetyltransferase — MADLKEARVPDIGDYDGVPVIELLVAVGDTVTQDQGLVTLESDKATMEVPAPFAGIIRELKVKIGDQLAEGSVVALIEPTEGEAKAAPAQPQESAKPAAPAAPAAPAKAEAPAPAKQEAPQPAAPAKSEAAPAPIAGANAGTDPEAMPPRTPPVAFTADELMPDKVPYASPAVRLFARELGVDLARVSGSARGGRISKEDVQSFVKGVMQGGGSAPASAGAAPSLGGGLNLLPWPKVDFSKFGETETKPLSRIQKLSGANLARNWAMIPHVTQHDDADITDLEALRVALNKENEKAGLKLTMLAFLMKASVSALQKFPNFNASLDATGENLTLKKYFHIGFAADTPNGLVVPVVRDCDKKGVLQIAKETGELAAKARDGKLGPADMSGGCFSISSLGGIGGTAFTPIVNAPEVAILGVSKSATKPVWDGKQFAPRLILPLSLSYDHRVIDGAAAARFTAYLAQLLADMRRVLL, encoded by the coding sequence ATGGCTGATCTGAAGGAAGCACGCGTCCCCGACATCGGCGACTACGACGGCGTACCCGTCATCGAATTGCTGGTCGCGGTCGGCGACACGGTGACCCAGGACCAGGGACTGGTCACGCTGGAATCCGACAAGGCCACCATGGAAGTGCCGGCGCCGTTCGCGGGCATCATCCGCGAACTCAAGGTCAAGATCGGCGATCAGCTGGCTGAAGGCAGCGTGGTGGCGTTGATCGAGCCAACCGAAGGGGAAGCAAAAGCGGCGCCAGCGCAACCGCAAGAATCCGCAAAACCCGCCGCCCCGGCCGCGCCCGCCGCCCCGGCCAAAGCCGAAGCCCCCGCGCCCGCGAAACAGGAAGCCCCGCAACCCGCGGCCCCGGCCAAGTCCGAAGCTGCCCCCGCGCCCATCGCCGGCGCCAATGCCGGCACCGACCCGGAAGCCATGCCTCCGCGCACGCCGCCGGTCGCCTTCACCGCCGACGAGCTCATGCCCGACAAGGTGCCCTATGCCAGCCCGGCCGTGCGCCTGTTCGCGCGCGAGCTCGGCGTGGATCTGGCGCGGGTCAGCGGCAGCGCCCGCGGCGGCCGCATCAGCAAGGAAGACGTGCAGTCCTTCGTCAAGGGCGTCATGCAGGGCGGCGGCAGTGCGCCGGCCAGCGCCGGTGCGGCGCCGAGCCTGGGCGGCGGCCTCAATCTGCTGCCGTGGCCGAAGGTCGATTTCAGCAAGTTCGGCGAGACCGAAACCAAGCCACTGTCGCGCATCCAGAAGCTCTCCGGCGCCAATCTGGCGCGCAACTGGGCGATGATCCCGCATGTCACCCAGCACGACGATGCCGACATCACCGACCTGGAAGCGCTGCGCGTTGCGCTCAACAAGGAGAACGAGAAGGCCGGCCTGAAGCTGACCATGCTCGCCTTCCTGATGAAGGCCTCGGTGTCGGCGCTGCAGAAGTTCCCGAACTTCAACGCATCGCTGGATGCGACCGGCGAAAATCTCACCCTGAAGAAGTACTTCCATATCGGCTTCGCCGCCGACACGCCCAACGGCCTGGTCGTGCCGGTGGTGCGCGACTGCGACAAGAAGGGTGTGCTGCAGATCGCGAAGGAAACCGGCGAACTCGCCGCCAAGGCGCGCGACGGCAAGCTCGGCCCGGCCGACATGAGCGGCGGCTGCTTCTCGATCAGCTCGCTCGGCGGCATCGGCGGCACCGCGTTCACGCCGATCGTCAACGCGCCGGAAGTCGCCATCCTCGGCGTGTCCAAGTCGGCGACCAAGCCGGTGTGGGACGGCAAGCAGTTCGCGCCGCGCCTGATCCTGCCGCTGTCGCTGTCCTACGATCACCGCGTCATCGACGGCGCCGCCGCCGCGCGTTTCACCGCGTATCTGGCGCAGTTGCTGGCCGACATGCGCCGCGTGCTGCTGTAA
- the lpdA gene encoding dihydrolipoyl dehydrogenase, protein MASSIEVKVPDIGDYDGVPVIELLVAVGDTVKKDQGLVTLESDKATMEVPSSADGVVKSISVKIGDKVAEGAVIAILETQGEGDAPKPAAAETKPAAAEAPKAAPAPAPAASAPPVAAAAGAPAPSAAAASGRKADVECRMLVLGSGPGGYTAAFRAADIGLDTVLVERYASLGGVCLNVGCIPSKALLHAAAVIDEAKHASDYGVSFGEPKIDLDALRSYKEKVVGQLTKGLTGMAKQRKVRVVAGTGKFISANELEVTGEGGTQLIRFEQCIIAAGSQAVKLPGFPWDDKRVMDSTDALELAEIPKKLLVVGGGIIGLEMATVYRALGSEVTVVEFLDQLMPGADPDLVKPLADRLKKQGVAVYLKTKAAGTEALKEGIKVTFEGEKAPEAQVFDRVLVAVGRSPNGGKIDADKAGVGVTDRGFIPVDRQMRTNVPHIFAIGDLVGNPMLAHKATHEGKLAAEVAAGEKKEWVARVIPSVAYTDPEIAWVGVTETEAKAKGLKVGVGKFPWAASGRAIGIGRTEGFTKLIFDEATHRIVGGGIVGVHAGDLISEVGLAIEMGCEVADIGHTIHPHPTLSESVGMAAEVFDGTITDLYIPKKKG, encoded by the coding sequence ATGGCCAGCAGCATTGAAGTAAAGGTTCCCGACATCGGCGATTACGACGGCGTCCCGGTCATCGAATTGCTGGTCGCGGTCGGCGACACGGTCAAGAAGGATCAGGGCCTGGTCACGCTGGAATCGGACAAGGCGACGATGGAAGTGCCGTCGTCGGCCGACGGCGTGGTCAAGTCGATCAGCGTCAAGATCGGCGACAAGGTGGCCGAGGGCGCGGTGATCGCGATCCTGGAAACGCAGGGAGAGGGCGATGCGCCCAAGCCGGCCGCGGCCGAAACCAAGCCGGCCGCCGCAGAAGCGCCGAAAGCCGCGCCGGCACCGGCGCCCGCCGCCAGCGCGCCGCCGGTTGCCGCTGCCGCGGGCGCACCCGCGCCCAGCGCCGCCGCCGCGAGCGGCCGCAAGGCCGACGTGGAATGCCGCATGCTCGTGCTCGGCTCCGGCCCCGGCGGCTACACCGCCGCGTTCCGCGCCGCCGACATCGGCCTGGACACGGTGCTGGTCGAGCGCTACGCCAGCCTCGGCGGCGTCTGCCTCAACGTCGGCTGCATTCCGTCCAAGGCGCTGCTGCACGCCGCCGCGGTCATCGACGAAGCCAAGCACGCCAGCGATTACGGCGTCAGTTTCGGCGAGCCGAAGATCGATCTCGACGCACTGCGCAGCTACAAGGAAAAAGTCGTCGGCCAGTTGACCAAGGGCCTGACCGGCATGGCCAAGCAGCGCAAGGTGCGCGTGGTCGCCGGCACCGGCAAGTTCATTTCCGCGAACGAACTGGAAGTGACGGGCGAGGGCGGCACCCAGCTGATCCGCTTCGAGCAATGCATCATCGCCGCCGGTTCCCAGGCGGTGAAGCTGCCCGGCTTCCCGTGGGACGACAAGCGCGTGATGGATTCCACCGACGCGCTGGAACTGGCTGAGATCCCGAAGAAACTGCTGGTCGTCGGCGGCGGCATCATCGGTCTGGAAATGGCTACCGTGTACCGCGCGCTGGGCAGCGAAGTCACCGTGGTCGAGTTCCTCGATCAGCTGATGCCAGGCGCCGATCCGGACCTGGTCAAGCCGCTCGCCGATCGCCTGAAGAAGCAGGGCGTGGCGGTGTATCTCAAGACCAAGGCCGCGGGCACCGAAGCGCTGAAGGAAGGCATCAAGGTCACTTTCGAAGGCGAAAAGGCGCCCGAGGCGCAGGTGTTCGATCGCGTGCTGGTCGCGGTCGGTCGCTCGCCCAACGGCGGCAAGATCGACGCCGACAAGGCCGGGGTCGGCGTCACCGATCGCGGCTTCATCCCGGTGGACCGGCAGATGCGCACCAATGTGCCGCATATCTTCGCCATCGGCGATCTGGTCGGTAACCCGATGCTCGCGCACAAGGCCACGCACGAAGGCAAGCTCGCCGCCGAAGTCGCCGCCGGCGAGAAGAAGGAATGGGTCGCGCGGGTGATCCCGTCGGTGGCCTACACCGATCCGGAAATCGCCTGGGTCGGCGTCACCGAGACCGAAGCCAAGGCCAAGGGCCTGAAGGTCGGCGTCGGCAAGTTCCCGTGGGCCGCCAGCGGCCGCGCCATCGGCATCGGCCGCACCGAAGGCTTCACCAAGCTGATCTTCGACGAAGCCACCCACCGCATCGTCGGCGGCGGCATCGTCGGCGTGCACGCCGGCGATCTGATTTCCGAAGTGGGCCTGGCGATCGAAATGGGCTGCGAAGTCGCCGACATCGGCCACACCATCCACCCGCACCCGACCTTGAGCGAATCGGTCGGCATGGCGGCGGAAGTGTTCGACGGCACCATCACCGATTTGTACATTCCGAAGAAGAAAGGCTGA
- the atpA gene encoding F0F1 ATP synthase subunit alpha has protein sequence MASTQLNPSEISELIKTRIEKVKLAAEARNEGTVTSVADGIVRIHGLADVMQGEMIELPNNTFALALNLERDSVGAVVLGDYEHLGEGDVAKTTGRILEVPVGRELLGRVVNALGEPIDGKGPIGATLSAPVERVAPGVLWRKSVDQPVQTGYKTVDAMIPIGRGQRELIIGDRQTGKTAMAIDAIINQKGTGIKCIYVAIGQKASSISNVVRKLEENGALAHTIVVAATASESAAMQYISAYSGCTMGEFFLDRGEDALIVYDDLSKQAVAYRQISLLLRRPPGREAYPGDVFYLHSRLLERAARVNADYVEKFTNGEVKGKTGSLTALPIIETQAGDVSAFVPTNVISITDGQIFLETDLFNAGIRPAVNAGISVSRVGGAAQTKIVKKLSGGIRIALAQYRELAAFAQFASDLDEATRKQLERGQRVTELMKQKQYAPMSIALQSLSIYAVDKGHMDDVPVNKIGAFEEALHAHFTNTAGELVNKINASGDWNDEIEAAFKKGIEEFKQTGTW, from the coding sequence ATGGCAAGCACCCAGCTCAACCCGTCCGAAATCAGTGAACTGATCAAGACCCGCATCGAGAAGGTCAAGCTGGCCGCCGAAGCGCGCAACGAAGGCACCGTCACCTCGGTCGCCGACGGCATTGTGCGCATCCACGGCCTGGCTGACGTGATGCAGGGCGAAATGATCGAACTGCCGAACAACACCTTCGCACTCGCGCTGAACCTGGAGCGCGACTCGGTCGGCGCCGTGGTGCTGGGCGATTACGAACACCTGGGCGAAGGCGACGTCGCCAAGACCACCGGCCGCATCCTGGAAGTGCCGGTCGGCCGCGAGCTGCTCGGCCGCGTGGTCAACGCGCTCGGCGAGCCGATCGACGGCAAGGGTCCGATCGGCGCGACCCTCAGCGCTCCGGTGGAGCGCGTCGCTCCGGGCGTGTTGTGGCGCAAGTCGGTCGATCAGCCGGTGCAGACCGGTTACAAGACCGTCGATGCCATGATCCCGATCGGCCGCGGCCAGCGCGAGCTGATCATCGGCGACCGTCAGACCGGCAAGACCGCGATGGCGATCGACGCGATCATCAACCAGAAGGGCACCGGCATTAAGTGCATCTACGTCGCGATCGGCCAGAAGGCCAGCTCGATCTCGAACGTGGTGCGCAAGCTGGAAGAAAACGGCGCCCTGGCCCACACCATCGTGGTCGCCGCGACCGCGTCGGAATCGGCCGCGATGCAGTACATCAGCGCCTACTCGGGCTGCACCATGGGCGAGTTCTTCCTCGACCGCGGCGAAGACGCGCTGATCGTGTACGACGATCTGTCCAAGCAGGCCGTGGCCTACCGTCAGATCTCGCTGCTGCTGCGCCGTCCGCCGGGCCGCGAAGCCTACCCGGGCGACGTGTTCTACCTGCACAGCCGCCTGCTCGAGCGCGCCGCCCGCGTGAACGCCGACTACGTCGAGAAGTTCACCAACGGCGAAGTGAAGGGCAAGACCGGTTCGCTGACCGCGCTGCCGATCATCGAAACCCAGGCCGGCGACGTGTCCGCGTTCGTGCCGACCAACGTGATCTCGATCACCGACGGGCAGATCTTCCTGGAAACCGACCTGTTCAACGCCGGCATCCGCCCGGCCGTGAACGCCGGTATCTCGGTGTCGCGCGTCGGCGGCGCCGCCCAGACGAAGATCGTCAAGAAGCTCTCCGGCGGCATCCGTATCGCGCTCGCCCAATACCGTGAGCTGGCCGCGTTCGCGCAGTTCGCCTCCGACCTGGACGAAGCCACCCGCAAGCAGCTCGAGCGCGGTCAGCGCGTGACCGAGCTGATGAAGCAGAAGCAGTACGCGCCGATGTCGATCGCGCTGCAGTCGCTGTCGATCTACGCGGTCGATAAGGGCCACATGGACGATGTGCCGGTGAACAAGATCGGCGCGTTCGAAGAGGCGCTGCACGCGCACTTCACCAACACCGCGGGCGAGCTGGTCAACAAGATCAACGCCAGCGGCGATTGGAACGACGAAATCGAAGCCGCCTTCAAGAAGGGCATCGAAGAGTTCAAGCAGACCGGGACCTGGTGA
- the atpG gene encoding F0F1 ATP synthase subunit gamma — MAGGREIKTKIKSVQNTRKVTRALEMVSASKIRKAQDRMKTSRPYARVIKQVIGHLAQANTDYQHPYMVERKDPKRVGYVIVSSDRGLAGGLNNNLFRKLLGEIRKWQEQGVEVDVVTIGQKASVFFRRIKVNMLASVTHLGDQPHLEQLVGVIKVMLDAYSGGTIDRVFLSYNDFVNTMTQRAAFDQLLPLPAPETQVAKHDWDYIYEPDAQTVLDHVLTRYIESLVYQAVLENVASEHAARMVAMKSASDNATKLIGTLNLVYNKARQAAITQEISEIVGGAAAV, encoded by the coding sequence ATGGCCGGCGGCAGAGAAATCAAAACCAAGATCAAGAGCGTGCAGAACACCCGCAAGGTGACGCGCGCGCTCGAAATGGTCTCGGCTTCCAAGATCCGCAAGGCGCAGGATCGGATGAAGACCTCGCGTCCGTATGCGCGCGTGATCAAGCAGGTGATCGGTCATCTGGCCCAGGCCAACACCGACTACCAGCATCCGTACATGGTCGAGCGCAAGGATCCCAAGCGCGTCGGCTATGTGATCGTGTCCTCCGACCGCGGTCTGGCCGGCGGCCTCAACAACAACCTGTTCCGCAAGCTGCTCGGCGAAATCCGCAAGTGGCAGGAACAGGGCGTCGAGGTCGATGTGGTCACCATCGGTCAGAAGGCCTCGGTGTTCTTCCGCCGCATCAAGGTCAACATGCTGGCCTCGGTCACCCACCTGGGCGACCAGCCGCATCTGGAGCAGCTGGTCGGCGTGATCAAGGTCATGCTCGACGCCTACAGCGGCGGCACCATCGATCGCGTGTTCCTGAGCTACAACGACTTCGTCAACACGATGACCCAGCGCGCGGCGTTCGATCAGCTGCTGCCGCTGCCGGCGCCGGAGACGCAGGTCGCCAAGCACGATTGGGACTACATCTACGAACCCGATGCGCAGACCGTGCTCGACCACGTGCTGACGCGCTACATCGAGTCGCTGGTGTACCAGGCGGTGCTGGAGAACGTGGCGTCCGAGCATGCCGCGCGCATGGTGGCGATGAAGTCGGCCAGCGACAACGCGACCAAGCTGATCGGCACCTTGAACCTGGTCTACAACAAGGCCCGTCAGGCAGCGATCACGCAGGAAATCTCCGAAATCGTCGGCGGCGCCGCGGCGGTTTAA
- a CDS encoding DUF2061 domain-containing protein, with product MSKTLSFACIHFCVAFLVGYVMTGSIWVGGALALVEPACNTVAFHLHEKVWKRIERRRAENASANALAT from the coding sequence ATGAGCAAGACCCTCAGCTTCGCCTGCATACATTTCTGCGTGGCCTTCCTGGTCGGATACGTGATGACCGGCAGCATCTGGGTCGGCGGCGCGCTGGCCCTGGTCGAACCGGCCTGCAACACGGTGGCCTTCCACCTGCACGAAAAGGTCTGGAAACGCATCGAACGCCGCCGCGCCGAGAACGCATCGGCCAACGCGTTGGCGACTTGA